The following proteins are encoded in a genomic region of Streptomyces collinus Tu 365:
- a CDS encoding polyprenyl synthetase family protein, which translates to MSTQIISPGILDQSFTKNSVDSVLMDFLENRMEFSGDPRMTRLVKLLEEFMVGGKRIRPILTVLGWRAVGGETVPEAVLRVAASLEMFHAFALIHDDIMDDSDTRRGRPTIHRVLAGKAGDGRTERFGLGAAVLLGDLAFTWSDQLLHTAGLTPAQSAAVLPLVSEMRTEVMLGQYLDLHATGEPTDDVEATLTVNRYKTAKYTVERPLHIGAALAGADAAALAACTAFALPLGEAFQLRDDLLGVYGDVRDTGKSRLDDLRAGKNTTLVALALRTADAAQRARLRTLIGDPALDETGAEEVRALFAATGARDTVEHMIDDRYRRAVEVLETAPFAADAVTALKHLAVTATRRNS; encoded by the coding sequence ATGAGCACCCAGATCATATCTCCCGGGATACTCGACCAAAGTTTCACGAAGAACTCCGTCGACAGTGTTCTCATGGATTTCCTGGAGAACCGGATGGAATTCTCCGGCGATCCCCGGATGACCCGGCTCGTGAAACTACTCGAAGAATTCATGGTGGGCGGCAAGAGGATTCGCCCGATACTGACCGTCCTGGGCTGGCGGGCGGTCGGCGGGGAAACCGTTCCGGAGGCGGTCCTGCGCGTGGCCGCCTCCCTGGAGATGTTTCACGCGTTCGCCCTCATCCACGACGACATCATGGATGACAGTGACACCCGGCGCGGCCGTCCCACCATCCACCGGGTACTGGCCGGAAAGGCCGGCGACGGCCGTACGGAGCGGTTCGGGCTGGGCGCCGCGGTGCTGCTGGGGGACCTCGCCTTCACCTGGTCGGACCAGCTGCTGCACACGGCCGGCCTGACCCCCGCGCAGTCGGCCGCGGTGCTGCCGCTCGTCTCCGAGATGCGCACCGAGGTGATGCTCGGCCAGTACCTGGACCTCCACGCCACCGGCGAGCCGACCGACGACGTCGAGGCCACCCTGACCGTCAACCGGTACAAGACCGCCAAGTACACCGTCGAGCGCCCCCTGCACATCGGCGCCGCCCTCGCGGGAGCCGACGCCGCGGCCCTCGCCGCGTGCACGGCGTTCGCCCTGCCCCTCGGCGAGGCCTTCCAGCTCCGCGACGACCTGCTGGGGGTGTACGGCGACGTCCGCGACACCGGCAAGTCCCGTCTGGACGACCTGCGGGCCGGCAAGAACACGACGCTGGTCGCGCTCGCCCTGCGCACGGCCGACGCGGCCCAACGCGCCCGGCTGCGCACGCTCATCGGCGATCCCGCCCTGGACGAGACGGGCGCCGAGGAGGTCCGCGCGCTGTTCGCGGCCACCGGCGCCCGGGACACCGTTGAACACATGATCGACGACCGTTACCGGCGAGCCGTCGAGGTCCTGGAGACCGCTCCTTTCGCCGCCGACGCGGTGACCGCCCTCAAGCACCTCGCCGTCACGGCCACCAGGAGGAACTCATGA
- a CDS encoding sulfate adenylyltransferase subunit 1, whose protein sequence is MSTTTTEALPATTLLRFATAGSVDDGKSTLVGRLLHDSKSVLTDQLEAVERASASRGQEGPDLALLTDGLRAEREQGITIDVAYRYFATPRRRFILADTPGHVQYTRNMVTGASTAELTVILVDARNGVVEQTRRHAAIAALLRVPHVVLAVNKMDLVAYEEPVFAAIAEEFTAYATELGVPEVTAIPISALAGDNVVEPSANMDWYGGPTVLEHLETVPVSHDLAHCHARLPVQFVIRPQTADHPDYRGYAGQIAAGTFRVGEAVTVLPSGRTTRISGIDLLGEPVDTAWTTQSVTVLLEDDIDVSRGDLIVPTKDAPPTTQDVEATVCHVADQPLTVGHRVLLKHGTRTVKAIVKDIPSRLTLDDLSLHPHPGRLAANDIGRVKIRTAEPLPVDAYADSRRTGSFILIDPSDGTTLTAGMVGESFASPEPVKDAAEDDGWDF, encoded by the coding sequence ATGAGCACGACCACGACCGAGGCGCTCCCGGCCACCACGCTGCTGCGGTTCGCCACCGCCGGCTCCGTCGACGACGGCAAGTCCACGCTCGTCGGACGGCTGCTGCACGACTCCAAGTCGGTCCTCACCGACCAACTGGAGGCCGTGGAGCGGGCGTCGGCGAGCCGGGGCCAGGAGGGCCCCGACCTCGCGCTGCTCACCGACGGCCTGCGCGCCGAGCGGGAGCAGGGCATCACCATCGACGTGGCCTACCGCTACTTCGCCACGCCGCGGCGCCGGTTCATCCTCGCCGACACGCCCGGCCATGTGCAGTACACCCGCAACATGGTGACCGGTGCCTCCACGGCCGAGCTGACCGTGATCCTCGTCGACGCCCGCAACGGCGTGGTCGAGCAGACCCGGCGGCACGCGGCCATCGCCGCGCTGCTGCGGGTGCCGCACGTGGTCCTCGCCGTCAACAAGATGGACCTGGTCGCGTACGAGGAGCCGGTGTTCGCCGCGATCGCCGAGGAGTTCACGGCGTACGCGACCGAACTGGGCGTCCCCGAGGTCACCGCGATCCCGATCTCGGCGCTCGCGGGCGACAACGTGGTGGAGCCGTCCGCGAACATGGACTGGTACGGCGGCCCGACCGTGCTGGAGCACCTGGAGACCGTCCCGGTCAGCCACGACCTGGCGCACTGCCACGCCCGGCTGCCCGTGCAGTTCGTGATCCGGCCGCAGACCGCCGACCACCCCGACTACCGGGGCTACGCGGGCCAGATCGCGGCCGGCACCTTCCGCGTCGGCGAGGCGGTGACGGTACTGCCGTCCGGGCGTACCACCCGGATCTCCGGCATCGACCTGCTCGGCGAGCCGGTCGACACGGCGTGGACGACGCAGTCGGTGACGGTCCTGCTGGAGGACGACATCGACGTCTCGCGCGGCGACCTGATCGTGCCGACCAAGGACGCGCCGCCCACCACCCAGGACGTGGAGGCGACCGTCTGCCACGTCGCCGACCAGCCGCTGACCGTCGGCCACCGGGTGCTGCTCAAGCACGGCACCCGCACGGTCAAGGCGATCGTCAAGGACATCCCGTCCCGGCTCACGCTCGACGACCTGTCGCTGCACCCGCACCCGGGCCGGCTCGCCGCCAACGACATCGGCCGGGTGAAGATCCGCACCGCCGAGCCGCTGCCCGTCGACGCCTACGCCGACTCGCGCCGCACGGGCTCCTTCATCCTGATCGACCCCAGCGACGGCACCACGCTCACGGCGGGCATGGTCGGGGAGTCGTTCGCGTCACCCGAGCCGGTCAAGGACGCCGCCGAAGACGACGGCTGGGACTTCTGA
- the cysD gene encoding sulfate adenylyltransferase subunit CysD codes for MTTVAKTATGEGTAGPYALSHLDALESEAVHIFREVAGEFENPVILFSGGKDSILMLHLALKAFAPAAIPFSLLHVDTGHNFPEVLEYRDRVVDAHGLRLHVASVQDYIDRGVLKERPDGTRNPLQTLPLTEKIQSGKFDAVFGGGRRDEEKARAKERVFSLRDEFSQWDPRRQRPELWNLYNGRHAPGEHVRVFPLSNWTELDVWQYIAREGIELPQIYFAHERDVFARGGMWLTAGEWGGPKDGETVERRLVRYRTVGDMSCTGAVDSDATTLDAVIAEIAASRLTERGATRADDKLSEAAMEDRKREGYF; via the coding sequence ATGACGACCGTCGCCAAGACCGCGACCGGCGAGGGGACGGCCGGCCCGTACGCCCTCTCCCACCTGGACGCGCTGGAGTCCGAGGCGGTGCACATCTTCCGCGAGGTGGCGGGCGAGTTCGAGAACCCGGTGATCCTGTTCTCCGGCGGCAAGGACTCCATCCTCATGCTGCACCTCGCGCTGAAGGCGTTCGCCCCCGCGGCGATCCCCTTCTCGCTGCTCCACGTGGACACCGGACACAACTTCCCCGAGGTGCTGGAGTACCGGGACCGTGTGGTCGACGCCCATGGGCTGCGCCTCCATGTGGCCTCCGTACAGGACTACATCGACCGGGGTGTGCTCAAGGAGCGGCCCGACGGGACCCGTAACCCGCTGCAGACGCTGCCGCTGACCGAGAAGATCCAGAGCGGGAAGTTCGACGCCGTGTTCGGCGGCGGACGGCGCGACGAGGAGAAGGCCCGGGCCAAGGAGCGGGTGTTCTCGCTGCGGGACGAGTTCTCCCAGTGGGACCCGCGCCGCCAGCGGCCCGAGCTGTGGAACCTGTACAACGGCCGGCACGCCCCCGGCGAGCACGTCCGGGTCTTCCCGCTGTCCAACTGGACCGAGCTGGACGTCTGGCAGTACATCGCCCGCGAGGGCATCGAGCTGCCGCAGATCTACTTCGCGCACGAGCGCGACGTGTTCGCGCGCGGCGGCATGTGGCTGACGGCCGGCGAGTGGGGCGGCCCGAAGGACGGCGAGACCGTCGAACGGCGCCTGGTCCGCTACCGGACGGTCGGTGACATGTCCTGCACCGGCGCCGTCGACTCCGACGCGACCACGCTGGACGCCGTCATCGCCGAGATCGCCGCCTCCCGGCTCACCGAGCGCGGCGCCACGCGTGCCGACGACAAGCTCTCCGAGGCCGCGATGGAAGACCGCAAGCGCGAGGGGTACTTCTAA
- the cysC gene encoding adenylyl-sulfate kinase, producing MTTGATVWLTGLPSAGKTTIAHELAARLREEGRRTEVLDGDEIREFLSAGLGFSREDRHTNVQRIGFVAELLARNGVTALVPVIAPYADSRDAVRKRHEGNGTPYLEVHVATPVEVCSVRDVKGLYAKQAAGELSGLTGVDDPYEEPETPELRIESQHQSVQESAAAVYALLSERGLA from the coding sequence GTGACCACCGGAGCCACCGTCTGGCTCACGGGTCTGCCGAGCGCCGGCAAGACCACCATCGCCCACGAACTGGCGGCCCGGCTGCGCGAGGAGGGCCGGCGGACCGAGGTGCTCGACGGAGACGAGATCCGCGAGTTCCTCTCGGCGGGCCTCGGCTTCTCCCGCGAGGACCGGCACACCAACGTGCAGCGCATCGGCTTCGTCGCCGAGCTCCTCGCCCGCAACGGCGTCACGGCGCTGGTCCCGGTGATCGCGCCGTACGCGGACAGCCGGGACGCCGTGCGCAAGCGGCACGAGGGGAACGGGACGCCGTACCTGGAGGTCCACGTCGCCACCCCGGTCGAGGTGTGCTCGGTGCGGGACGTGAAGGGGCTGTACGCCAAGCAGGCGGCGGGCGAGCTGTCGGGCCTGACCGGGGTCGACGACCCGTACGAGGAGCCCGAGACACCCGAGCTGCGGATCGAGTCGCAGCACCAGAGCGTGCAGGAGTCCGCGGCCGCGGTGTACGCCCTGCTGAGCGAGAGGGGACTGGCATGA
- a CDS encoding aliphatic sulfonate ABC transporter substrate-binding protein has translation MPATTSTLLRRGAALMAALPLLTLAACGYGSKAADDSANTRIAAGAEKIDGLDSVKIGYFGNLTHATALVGNQKGFFQKELGATRAAYQVFNAGPSEIEALNSGSVDIGWIGPSPAINGYTKSGGKNLRIIGGSASGGVKLVVDPKKIRSLKDVKGKRIATPQLGNTQDVAFLNWAAGQGWKVDAESGKGDVSVVRTDNKVTPDAFRSGSVDGAWVPEPTASKLVAEGGKVLLDESALWPDKKFVITNIVVSQKFLRQHPRAVEAVLRASVETNRWIDAHPEAAKAAANKRLGIDSGKELPADVLDPAWKSIRVTDDPLAATLRTEARHAVEAGLLDHPKLTGIYDLTPLNKVLAAAGQPPVSDAGLGVK, from the coding sequence GTGCCTGCCACCACCTCGACGCTCCTGCGCCGCGGCGCGGCCCTGATGGCCGCGCTCCCCCTGCTGACCCTGGCCGCCTGCGGCTACGGCTCGAAGGCCGCGGACGACTCGGCGAACACCCGGATCGCCGCCGGCGCCGAGAAGATCGACGGACTCGACTCCGTGAAGATCGGCTACTTCGGCAACCTCACCCACGCGACGGCGCTGGTCGGCAACCAGAAGGGCTTCTTCCAGAAGGAGCTGGGCGCGACGCGGGCCGCCTACCAGGTCTTCAACGCCGGCCCCTCCGAGATCGAGGCCCTCAACTCCGGCTCCGTCGACATCGGCTGGATCGGCCCCTCCCCGGCGATCAACGGCTACACCAAGTCCGGCGGCAAGAACCTGCGCATCATCGGCGGTTCGGCGTCCGGCGGGGTGAAGCTGGTGGTGGACCCGAAGAAGATCAGGTCGCTGAAGGACGTCAAGGGCAAGCGGATCGCCACTCCCCAGCTCGGCAACACCCAGGACGTGGCCTTCCTCAACTGGGCGGCCGGACAGGGCTGGAAGGTCGACGCGGAGAGCGGCAAGGGCGACGTGTCGGTGGTCAGGACCGACAACAAGGTGACCCCGGACGCCTTCAGGTCGGGCTCCGTGGACGGCGCCTGGGTGCCCGAGCCGACCGCGTCCAAGCTGGTCGCCGAGGGCGGCAAGGTGCTGCTGGACGAGTCGGCGCTGTGGCCGGACAAGAAGTTCGTGATCACGAACATCGTCGTGTCGCAGAAGTTCCTCCGGCAGCACCCCAGGGCCGTCGAGGCGGTCCTGAGGGCCTCCGTCGAGACGAACCGGTGGATCGACGCGCACCCGGAGGCCGCGAAGGCCGCGGCGAACAAGCGGCTCGGCATCGACTCCGGCAAGGAACTGCCGGCCGACGTCCTCGACCCGGCGTGGAAGTCCATCCGGGTCACCGACGACCCGCTCGCCGCCACGCTCCGCACGGAGGCCCGGCACGCGGTCGAGGCGGGGCTGCTGGACCACCCGAAGCTCACCGGCATCTACGACCTCACCCCGCTGAACAAGGTCCTCGCGGCCGCGGGTCAGCCCCCCGTCAGCGACGCCGGCCTCGGCGTCAAGTAG
- a CDS encoding phosphoadenylyl-sulfate reductase, with protein MTTAQSERTDEELKALAEQAGRDLEDAPALEILRWAVDTFGARFCVTSSMEDAVVAHLASRVRREDAPVDVVFLDTGYHFPETIGTRDAVEAVMDVNVITLTPRQTVAEQDAQYGPKLHDRDPDLCCRLRKVQPLEEGLKGYLAWATGLRRDESPTRANTPVVGWDEKRRKVKISPIARWTQDDVDAYVAEHGVLTNPLLTDGYPSIGCAPCTRRVLEGEDARAGRWAGRAKTECGLHG; from the coding sequence ATGACGACGGCTCAGTCAGAGCGCACGGACGAGGAGTTGAAGGCCCTCGCGGAGCAGGCCGGCCGGGACCTGGAGGACGCCCCCGCCCTGGAGATCCTGCGCTGGGCGGTCGACACCTTCGGGGCGCGGTTCTGCGTCACCTCCTCCATGGAGGACGCCGTGGTCGCCCACCTGGCCTCGCGCGTGCGCCGGGAGGACGCCCCCGTGGACGTCGTCTTCCTCGACACCGGCTACCACTTCCCGGAGACCATCGGCACCCGGGACGCCGTCGAGGCCGTGATGGACGTCAACGTCATCACCCTCACCCCGCGGCAGACCGTCGCCGAGCAGGACGCGCAGTACGGCCCGAAGCTGCACGACCGCGACCCCGACCTGTGCTGCCGGCTGCGCAAGGTGCAGCCGCTGGAAGAGGGCCTGAAGGGCTACCTGGCCTGGGCGACCGGCCTGCGCCGCGACGAGTCCCCGACCCGGGCGAACACCCCGGTGGTCGGCTGGGACGAGAAGCGGCGGAAGGTCAAGATCTCCCCGATCGCCCGCTGGACCCAGGACGACGTGGACGCCTACGTCGCCGAACACGGCGTCCTGACCAACCCGTTGCTGACGGACGGCTACCCCTCCATCGGCTGCGCGCCCTGCACCCGCCGGGTCCTGGAGGGCGAGGACGCGCGCGCCGGCCGCTGGGCGGGCCGCGCCAAGACCGAGTGCGGGCTGCACGGATGA
- a CDS encoding ABC transporter ATP-binding protein, protein MATALAKADDVDAVDHAARIEHVSKSFPGPAGQQLVLDDITLDVAPGEFVTLLGASGCGKSTLLNLVAGLDQPSAGGITTHGRPALMFQEHALFPWLTAGKNIELALRLGGVPKQERRGRAEELLELVRLKGSYGKRVHELSGGMRQRVAMARALAQDSRLLLMDEPFAALDAITRDLLHDELTRIWEETGLSVLFVTHNVREAVRLAQRVVLLSSRPGRIAREWRVDIPQPRRIEDAPVAELSLEITEVLRGEIRRHGQH, encoded by the coding sequence ATGGCAACCGCGCTCGCCAAGGCCGATGACGTCGACGCGGTCGACCACGCCGCACGCATCGAGCACGTCTCGAAGTCCTTCCCCGGGCCCGCAGGGCAGCAGCTCGTCCTCGACGACATCACCCTGGATGTCGCACCGGGCGAGTTCGTCACCCTGCTGGGGGCCTCGGGCTGCGGCAAGTCGACCCTGCTGAACCTGGTGGCGGGGCTCGACCAGCCCTCCGCGGGCGGCATCACCACCCACGGGCGGCCCGCCCTGATGTTCCAGGAGCACGCGCTCTTCCCGTGGCTGACCGCGGGCAAGAACATCGAACTCGCCCTCAGGCTGGGCGGCGTTCCCAAGCAGGAGCGGCGCGGCCGCGCCGAGGAGCTGCTCGAACTCGTGCGGCTGAAGGGCTCGTACGGCAAGCGGGTGCACGAACTGTCCGGCGGGATGCGCCAGCGCGTGGCGATGGCCCGCGCGCTCGCCCAGGACAGCAGGCTGCTGCTGATGGACGAGCCGTTCGCGGCGCTGGACGCGATCACCCGCGACCTGCTGCACGACGAACTGACCCGGATCTGGGAGGAGACGGGCCTGTCCGTCCTCTTCGTCACGCACAACGTGCGCGAGGCGGTGCGGCTCGCGCAGCGGGTCGTGCTGCTGTCGTCCCGCCCGGGCCGGATAGCCCGCGAGTGGCGGGTGGACATCCCCCAGCCGCGGCGCATCGAGGACGCCCCGGTCGCCGAACTGTCCCTGGAGATCACCGAAGTCCTGCGTGGGGAGATCCGCCGTCATGGCCAGCACTGA
- a CDS encoding terpene synthase family protein, whose product MTADLTVPTATAPAGAARYWQESTDRFAALLDRHVGYEAQKVAMTEAELREVIDACNRAVAPLGKTVSDKRWISYMDVVRWSQSARHIKDREAFKAVCVLNCVTFVWDDMDAALHDFGLFLPQLRAVCERYYSPEDAGFAYEGARAFVTSDHMFRDTRLKEVLCGTSPEQYFRFRVTDVGVDFWMRMSYPIYRHRELTEHSRTGLAARMTTRGLAIVNDFYSYDREQAQGQTTNCFRLCDMSDEADFRRFFQDRLDDMAEDMECIRAFDDVTRDVLLDLIQGNFVWTTRDRRYQAPVNDVNSLIR is encoded by the coding sequence ATGACCGCGGACCTGACCGTCCCCACCGCCACGGCGCCCGCGGGCGCCGCCCGCTACTGGCAGGAGAGCACCGACCGGTTCGCCGCCCTCCTCGACCGCCACGTCGGGTACGAGGCCCAGAAGGTGGCGATGACGGAGGCGGAGCTGCGCGAGGTCATCGACGCCTGCAACCGCGCGGTCGCCCCGCTGGGCAAGACCGTCTCGGACAAGCGCTGGATCTCCTACATGGATGTCGTGCGCTGGTCCCAGAGCGCCCGTCACATCAAGGACAGGGAGGCTTTCAAGGCCGTCTGCGTGCTCAACTGCGTGACCTTCGTGTGGGACGACATGGACGCCGCCCTGCACGACTTCGGCCTCTTCCTGCCGCAGCTGCGCGCGGTGTGTGAGCGGTACTACTCCCCCGAGGACGCCGGCTTCGCCTACGAGGGCGCCCGCGCCTTCGTCACCAGTGACCACATGTTCCGCGACACCCGGCTCAAGGAGGTGCTCTGCGGCACCTCGCCCGAGCAGTACTTCCGCTTCCGCGTCACCGACGTCGGGGTGGACTTCTGGATGCGGATGTCGTACCCGATCTACCGCCACCGCGAGTTGACCGAGCACTCGAGGACGGGCCTCGCCGCCCGCATGACCACGCGCGGGCTGGCCATCGTCAACGACTTCTACTCCTACGACCGTGAGCAGGCCCAGGGCCAGACCACCAACTGCTTCCGGCTGTGCGACATGAGCGACGAGGCCGACTTCCGGCGCTTCTTCCAGGACCGCCTCGACGACATGGCCGAGGACATGGAGTGCATCCGGGCGTTCGACGACGTGACCCGGGACGTCCTGCTGGACCTCATCCAGGGCAACTTCGTGTGGACCACCCGCGACCGGCGCTACCAGGCGCCGGTGAACGACGTCAACTCGCTCATCCGGTAG
- a CDS encoding cytochrome P450 — MPPSKTSVTDRSWRTGTAPGALPLLGHVPALWRRPLEFLASLPAHGDLVEVRLGPARAYLAAHPELVRHVLLNPRLFDKGGVFDKARQLLGNSLSVSRGEEHRFQRRLIQPAFHPARIAAYTTAVAADTRTVTDAWRDGETRDIGDAMHSLLMRVAARTLFSSGLDEATVEEARQCLRTVSHGIYKRTVAPMGVMEKLPTPANRAYDHANARLRQIVADMIAARRRSDEDHGDLLSTLLRAEHPETGQTLDDGQVLDQVVTFLVAGSETTASTLAFVFHLMGRLPEVEKRVHAEVDAALGGRTPVHEDLPALPYVRNVITETLRLYPPSWMAMRVAAEDVELGGRTVPAGTMILYSAYALHHNPGLFPDPETFDADRWEGERAAQVPRGALLPFGAGSHKCIGDVLALTETALIVATVAARWRLRPVPGSALRPEPKATLEPGPLPMVLARR, encoded by the coding sequence ATGCCCCCCTCGAAGACATCCGTGACGGACCGGTCCTGGCGGACCGGTACCGCACCCGGTGCCCTGCCCCTGCTGGGACACGTGCCCGCGCTGTGGCGGCGTCCCCTCGAGTTCCTCGCCTCGCTCCCCGCGCACGGCGACCTGGTCGAGGTCCGGCTGGGACCCGCCCGGGCCTATCTCGCCGCGCATCCGGAGCTGGTCCGGCACGTGCTGCTCAACCCCCGGCTGTTCGACAAGGGCGGCGTCTTCGACAAGGCGCGCCAGCTCCTCGGCAACAGCCTGTCGGTGTCCCGCGGCGAGGAGCACCGCTTCCAGCGGCGGCTGATCCAGCCCGCCTTCCACCCGGCGAGGATCGCCGCCTACACGACGGCGGTCGCCGCGGACACCCGTACCGTCACCGACGCCTGGCGGGACGGGGAGACCCGGGACATCGGCGACGCCATGCACTCCCTGCTGATGCGGGTCGCCGCGCGCACCCTCTTCTCCTCCGGTCTCGACGAGGCCACCGTCGAGGAGGCCCGGCAGTGCCTGCGGACCGTCTCGCACGGCATCTACAAGCGCACGGTCGCACCGATGGGCGTCATGGAGAAGCTGCCCACACCGGCGAACCGCGCCTATGACCACGCCAACGCGCGGCTGCGGCAGATCGTGGCCGACATGATCGCCGCACGGCGGAGGTCCGACGAGGACCACGGCGACCTGCTCTCCACCCTGCTGCGGGCGGAGCACCCGGAGACGGGGCAGACGCTCGACGACGGCCAGGTCCTGGACCAGGTCGTCACCTTCCTGGTCGCCGGCAGCGAGACCACCGCCTCCACCCTGGCCTTCGTCTTCCATCTCATGGGCAGGCTGCCCGAGGTCGAGAAACGGGTGCACGCCGAGGTGGACGCGGCGCTCGGCGGCCGCACCCCCGTGCACGAGGACCTGCCCGCGCTGCCCTACGTCCGCAACGTCATCACCGAGACGCTGCGGCTGTATCCGCCGTCCTGGATGGCGATGCGGGTCGCCGCCGAGGACGTCGAACTCGGCGGGCGGACGGTCCCCGCGGGGACGATGATCCTCTACAGCGCCTACGCCCTGCACCACAACCCCGGGCTGTTCCCCGATCCGGAGACCTTCGACGCCGACCGCTGGGAGGGCGAACGCGCCGCGCAGGTGCCGCGCGGCGCGCTGCTGCCCTTCGGCGCGGGCAGCCACAAGTGCATCGGCGACGTCCTCGCGCTCACCGAGACCGCGCTCATCGTCGCGACCGTCGCCGCACGCTGGCGGCTGCGCCCGGTGCCCGGCTCCGCGCTGCGGCCGGAACCGAAGGCCACCCTGGAGCCGGGGCCGCTGCCCATGGTGCTGGCACGCCGCTGA
- a CDS encoding ABC transporter permease, whose product MASTETKTATDAGSVEAGLDALESAAPGRTPFRQTFTGKILPPLVATAVVLVVWQALITFKVVDDPTTLPSPADVGGEFKQAWLEGKLLGYIWTSVSRGLLGFLFALAIGTPLGLLVARVKFVRAAIGPVLSGLQSLPSVAWVPPAVIWLGLDNSMMYAVILLGAVPSIANGLVSGIDQVPPLFLRAGRTMGATGVRGAWHIVLPAALPGYLAGLKQGWAFSWRSLMAAEIIASSPDLGIGLGALLENGRNASSMAMVFEAIFLILFVGIAIDLLIFSPLERWVLRSRGLLVKG is encoded by the coding sequence ATGGCCAGCACTGAGACGAAGACCGCAACGGACGCGGGGAGCGTCGAGGCCGGTCTCGACGCCCTGGAGAGCGCCGCGCCGGGCCGCACCCCGTTCCGGCAGACCTTCACCGGCAAGATCCTGCCGCCGCTCGTCGCCACCGCCGTGGTGCTGGTGGTGTGGCAGGCGCTGATCACGTTCAAGGTCGTCGACGACCCGACCACGCTGCCCTCCCCCGCCGACGTGGGCGGTGAGTTCAAGCAAGCCTGGCTGGAAGGCAAGCTGCTCGGCTACATCTGGACCAGCGTCTCGCGCGGTCTGCTCGGCTTCCTGTTCGCCCTGGCCATCGGCACCCCGCTGGGGCTGCTCGTGGCGCGGGTGAAGTTCGTGCGGGCGGCCATCGGCCCGGTGCTGTCCGGTCTGCAGTCGCTGCCGTCGGTGGCGTGGGTGCCGCCCGCGGTGATCTGGCTGGGCCTGGACAACTCGATGATGTACGCGGTGATCCTGCTCGGCGCCGTCCCGTCCATCGCCAACGGGCTGGTCTCCGGCATCGACCAGGTGCCGCCGCTGTTCCTGCGGGCCGGCCGCACCATGGGCGCGACCGGTGTGCGGGGTGCCTGGCACATCGTGCTGCCCGCCGCGCTGCCCGGCTATCTCGCGGGACTCAAGCAGGGCTGGGCGTTCTCCTGGCGGTCCCTGATGGCGGCGGAGATCATCGCCTCCTCCCCCGACCTGGGCATCGGCCTCGGCGCGCTGCTGGAGAACGGCCGCAACGCCAGCTCGATGGCCATGGTGTTCGAGGCGATCTTCCTGATCCTGTTCGTCGGCATCGCCATCGACCTGCTCATCTTCAGCCCGCTGGAGCGGTGGGTGCTGCGCAGCCGCGGCCTGCTGGTGAAGGGCTGA
- a CDS encoding sirohydrochlorin chelatase: MRHRPVLLVIAHGSRDPRHAATVHALVRRVRALRPGLRVETGFLDFNVPSVQGVLESLAAEGVRDVVALPLLLTRAFHAKADIPAVLRDAPARLRIRQAEVLGPSPLLLSALERRLYEAGLTPADKSSTGVVLASAGSSDPEAIAVIADIAREWRHTGWCAVRPAFASASLPRTEDAVRELRGLGCERVAVAPYVLAPGFLPDRIARGAQEADVLADVLGPAPEVARVLLERYDTAALPARAALGA; encoded by the coding sequence ATGCGCCACCGGCCGGTCCTCCTCGTCATCGCCCACGGCAGCCGCGACCCGCGGCACGCCGCGACGGTGCACGCCCTGGTGCGGCGGGTACGGGCGCTGCGGCCCGGGCTGCGTGTGGAGACCGGCTTCCTCGACTTCAACGTCCCCTCCGTGCAGGGCGTGCTGGAGTCGCTGGCGGCGGAGGGCGTACGGGACGTCGTGGCGCTGCCCCTGCTGCTGACCCGCGCCTTCCACGCCAAGGCGGACATCCCGGCGGTGCTGCGGGACGCCCCGGCGCGGCTGCGGATCCGCCAGGCCGAGGTGCTCGGCCCGTCGCCGCTGCTGCTGTCGGCGCTGGAGCGCCGGCTGTACGAGGCGGGCCTGACGCCCGCCGACAAGTCCTCGACCGGGGTCGTGCTGGCCTCGGCGGGGTCCTCCGACCCGGAGGCGATCGCGGTGATCGCAGACATCGCGCGGGAGTGGCGGCACACCGGTTGGTGCGCCGTGCGGCCCGCGTTCGCCTCCGCATCCCTTCCCCGCACCGAGGACGCGGTGCGGGAACTGCGCGGCCTCGGCTGCGAGCGCGTCGCGGTCGCCCCGTACGTCCTGGCCCCCGGTTTCCTCCCGGACCGCATCGCCCGCGGCGCACAGGAGGCGGACGTCCTGGCCGACGTGCTCGGCCCGGCGCCCGAGGTGGCACGCGTCCTGCTGGAGCGCTACGACACGGCGGCCCTGCCGGCACGGGCGGCCCTCGGGGCGTGA